Proteins encoded in a region of the Sander lucioperca isolate FBNREF2018 chromosome 18, SLUC_FBN_1.2, whole genome shotgun sequence genome:
- the LOC116036782 gene encoding phospholipase A and acyltransferase 4-like gives MAPTRFNAKPGDLIEIDRGMYQHWALYIGGMEVVHLTTPNEDSGSSGFALMVLDSPIGKVKREKIWEVVSNDSFKVNNLLDYKHQPHESYIIVKEACSMVGLELPYSIFTKNCEHFVTDLRYGKPESRQVIKAAAIGVAAVGIVALGAALFASWLNDDNKEERREERREPRREPRRERRRHYNWQ, from the exons ATGGCTCCAACAAGG TTTAATGCAAAGCCCGGAGACCTGATCGAGATCGACCGTGGGATGTATCAGCACTGGGCCCTCTACATCGGTGGAATGGAAGTTGTTCATTTGACTACTCCAA ATGAGGATTCAGGCTCTTCTGGTTTTGCGTTGATGGTCCTGGACAGCCCCATAGGAAAGGTGAAGCGTGAGAAGATCTGGGAAGTGGTCAGCAACGATAGTTTCAAGGTCAACAACCTCCTAGATTACAAGCACCAGCCTCATGAGAGTTACATCATCGTGAAGGAGGCCTGTAGCATGGTGGGTCTGGAGCTGCCGTACTCTATCTTCACTAAGAACTGCGAGCACTTTGTCACAGACCTACGCTACGGCAAGCCAGAGTCTAGACAG GTTATCAAAGCAGCTGCGATTGGAGTGGCAGCTGTAGGGATTGTAGCTCTGGGTGCTGCTCTGTTCGCATCCTGGCTCAACGATGACAACAAagaagaaaggagagaagaaagaagagaaccAAGGAGAGAACCAAGGAGAGAACGAAGGAGACATTATAATTGGCAGTAA